A region of Coccinella septempunctata chromosome 5, icCocSept1.1, whole genome shotgun sequence DNA encodes the following proteins:
- the LOC123314027 gene encoding uncharacterized protein LOC123314027, with the protein MRECTTCIRYRGTFSYQKLGTLPSFRTKPSRPFSKSGVHYAGPYLIRSSKGRGKTALKGYIAVFICLCTKAVHLELVSGYSSADFIAAFRRFTSRRGHCTDLYSDQGTTFIGADKELKELYKKSSSFIKDITKKLSDESTQWHFNPPAAPHFGGIWEAAVKSTKHHLRRVVGSHTLTFEEFYTLLTQLEACLNSRPLLPLYEDLSDIQSLTPAHFLIQSASYIVPEPSLSDERIPPMQRWKQIQQMLQDWWRQWSQEYLQTLQTRYKWQTEQSVIQAGDLVLLTNENCPPAKWPLAKVIDTYPGSDKLVRVVKIRTATTELIRPITKLVLLCKDAC; encoded by the coding sequence ATGAGAGAATGTACAACCTGCATCCGATATCGTGGTACTTTTAGTTACCAGAAGCTTGGTACATTGCCTTCCTTCCGAACAAAACCTTCCAGGCCGTTTTCCAAGTCTGGTGTACATTATGCCGGCCCATATCTCATAAGGTCCTCCAAGGGTAGGGGTAAGACTGCGTTGAAGGGTTATATTGCTGTGTTCATTTGCTTGTGCACGAAGGCCGTACACCTCGAATTGGTGTCCGGTTATAGTAGTGCCGATTTCATTGCTGCTTTTCGTCGGTTTACTTCAAGGCGAGGTCATTGCACAGATCTCTATAGTGATCAAGGAACGACGTTCATTGGCGCTGACAAAGAGCTCAAGGAGCTGTATAAAAAATCATCGTCTTTTATAAAGGACATCACCAAGAAACTCAGTGATGAATCCACGCAATGGCATTTTAATCCACCTGCTGCTCCCCAttttggtggcatttgggaGGCTGCGGTAAAGTCTACCAAACACCACTTACGTCGTGTTGTGGGAAGTCACACACTTACGTTCgaggagttttacactcttttAACCCAGCTCGAGGCCTGTTTGAACTCTCGTCCACTTTTGCCGCTGTACGAGGATTTGTCAGATATCCAGTCACTGACTCCTGCTCATTTTTTGATACAATCCGCTTCTTACATCGTACCTGAACCTTCTCTTTCAGATGAAAGAATTCCTCCTATGCAGCGTTGGAAACAAATTCAACAGATGCTTCAAGATTGGTGGAGACAATGGTCTCAAGAGTACTTGCAAACTCTTCAAACGCGGTACAAGTGGCAAACTGAACAGTCAGTAATTCAAGCTGGTGATCTCGTTCTTTTAACGAATGAAAATTGTCCGCCTGCTAAGTGGCCTCTTGCCAAGGTAATTGATACTTATCCTGGGTCCGATAAACTAGTTAGAGTTGTAAAGATACGTACTGCTACTACTGAGCTAATAAGACCTATAACTAAGCTGGTACTGCTTTGTAAAGATGCTTGTTAA